The following are encoded in a window of Microcaecilia unicolor chromosome 14, aMicUni1.1, whole genome shotgun sequence genomic DNA:
- the LOC115458275 gene encoding serine protease 55-like, whose product MRTMKYMLKVSLCLLLWITGTCRAGCGFRANYDKRPLKNTSRSFFQSRIVGGSEALPGEWPWTVSIQERRNHFCGGSILNAWWILSAAHCFKEDGVYHMRVQVGMTYFQKKKEVIKVKTIFSHPLYNSTELDSDIALLLLTEPIQFNVLKRPICLPLAGELEYDDWHSCNVAGWGTVDFKNDRVERKLRKAQVFLIKFKTCQDWYGQLTSNMICAGHEEGGPNACKGDSGGPLVCKYVKDGLWYEVGIVSWGIGCGEKRQPGVYTLVSRFVNWTIETTAAAGKPYVPDEQRLAKEEEEEEEEEEPPFDTTATSSATTTTTTTSTTTTTTTSSTSTASTSIISSTTLSTVPNVPVVPNVPVVPAVPNVPVVPAVPNVPVVPVSLMFLLSLMILLFLLSLLSLLSVMSHLSNPSPPNCKLSKKISRFN is encoded by the exons ATGCGTACTATGAAATATATGCTGAAAGTGTCTCTATGCCTCCTGCTTTGGATTACCGGGACATGCAGGGCAG GCTGTGGCTTTCGAGCAAATTATGATAAACGTCCTTTAAAGAACACCAGTCGCAGTTTCTTCCAGTCCCGGATTGTTGGTGGCAGTGAAGCTCTCCCTGGGGAATGGCCCTGGACCGTCAGtattcaggaaaggaggaatcaTTTCTGTGGAGGTTCCATCCTGAATGCCTGGTGGATCCTTTCAGCTGCACACTGTTTCAAGGA GGATGGCGTCTATCATATGAGAGTGCAAGTTGGAATGACATACttccagaaaaaaaaggaagtgataaaGGTGAAGACTATCTTCAGTCATCCGTTGTACAACTCTACGGAACTCGATTCTGACATTGCGCTGCTGCTGCTCACCGAGCCAATACAGTTCAACGTGCTGAAAAGACCCATCTGCCTCCCACTTGCAGGCGAATTGGAATACGACGACTGGCATTCATGCAATGTTGCTGGGTGGGGAACAGTGGACTTTA agaACGATAGGGTTGAAAGAAAATTACGGAAGGCGCAGGTATTCCTGATAAAGTTCAAAACATGTCAGGACTGGTACGGACAATTAACGTCGAACATGATATGTGCTGGCCATGAAGAAGGAGGACCTAACGCTTGCAAG GGTGACAGTGGCGGGCCCCTGGTGTGCAAATACGTGAAGGATGGTCTCTGGTATGAGGTGGGGATTGTGAGCTGGGGAATTGGCTGTGGTGAGAAGCGGCAACCTGGTGTCTACACTCTAGTCTCCAGATTTGTGAACTGGACAATAGAAACAACAGCCGCTGCTGGGAAGCCATATGTGCCAGACGAACAACGTCTggcaaaggaggaggaggaggaggaggaagaggaggagcccCCGTTTGACACCACTGCTACTTCTtcggccactactactactactactacttctactactactactactactacttctagtACTTCTACTGCCTCAACATCCATTATTAGCTCCACCACCCTGTCAACTGTCCCTAATGTTCCTGTTGTCCCTAATGTTCCTGTTGTCCCTGCTGTCCCTAAtgttcctgttgttcctgctgtCCCTAATGTTCCTGTTGTTCCTGTGTCCCTAATGTTCCTCCTGTCTCTGATGATCCTGCTGTTCCTGTTGTCCCTGCTGTCCCTGCTGTCCGTGATGTCCCATCTGTCAAACCCATCACCTCCAAACTGCAAATTATCTAAAAAAATATCTCGTTTTAATTAG